One stretch of Glycine soja cultivar W05 chromosome 7, ASM419377v2, whole genome shotgun sequence DNA includes these proteins:
- the LOC114417941 gene encoding beta-galactosidase 1-like → MSFHKLIMWNVPLLLVVVVFACSLIGHASASVSYDHKAITINGQRRILLSGSIHYPRSTPEMWPDLIQKAKEGGLDVIQTYVFWNGHEPSPGKYYFGGNYDLVRFIKLVQQAGLYVNLRIGPYVCAEWNFGGFPVWLKYILGISFRTDNGPFKFQMEKFTKKIVDMMKAERLFESQGGPIILSQIENEYGPMEYEIGAPGRAYTQWAAHMAVGLGTGVPWIMCKQEDAPDPIINTCNGFYCDYFSPNKAYKPKMWTEAWTGWFTEFGGAVPHRPAEDLAFSIARFIQKGGSFVNYYMYHGGTNFGRTAGGPFIATSYDYDAPLDEYGLPRQPKWGHLKDLHRAIKLCEPALVSGDPTVQQLGNYEEAHVFRSKSGACAAFLANYNPQSYATVAFGNQRYNLPPWSISILPNCKHTVYNTARVGSQSTTMKMTRVPIHGGLSWKAFNEETTTTDDSSFTVTGLLEQINATRDLSDYLWYSTDVVINSNEGFLRNGKNPVLTVLSAGHALHVFINNQLSGTAYGSLEAPKLTFSESVRLRAGVNKISLLSVAVGLPNVGPHFERWNAGVLGPITLSGLNEGRRDLTWQKWSYKVGLKGEALNLHSLSGSSSVEWLQGFLVSRRQPLTWYKTTFDAPAGVAPLALDMGSMGKGQVWINGQSLGRYWPAYKASGSCGYCNYAGTYNEKKCGSNCGQASQRWYHVPHSWLKPTGNLLVVFEELGGDPNGIFLVRRDIDSVCADIYEWQPNLVSYDMQASGKVRSPVRPKAHLSCGPGQKISSIKFASFGTPVGSCGNYREGSCHAHKSYDAFQKNCVGQSWCTVTVSPEIFGGDPCPSVMKKLSVEAICT, encoded by the exons ATGAGCTTCCACAAGCTCATAATGTGGAATGTGCCACTActcttggtggtggtggtgtttgcATGCTCACTGATTGGTCATGCTTCAGCTTCTGTGTCCTATGACCATAAGGCTATCACCATCAATGGACAAAGAAGGATACTCCTTTCTGGCTCCATTCACTATCCCAGAAGCACCCCTGAG ATGTGGCCAGATCTTATTCAGAAGGCAAAGGAAGGAGGTTTGGATGTCATTCAAACTTATGTTTTCTGGAATGGACATGAACCTTCACCTGGCAAA TATTATTTTGGGGGAAACTATGATCTGGTGAGGTTCATAAAGCTGGTGCAGCAAGCAGGCCTCTATGTTAACCTCAGAATTGGTCCTTACGTTTGTGCTGAATGGAACTTTGG AGGTTTCCCTGTTTGGCTCAAGTACATTCTAGGTATCAGCTTCAGAACAGACAATGGACCGTTTAAG TTTCAAATGGAAAAGTTTACCAAGAAGATTGTGGATATGATGAAAGCAGAAAGGTTATTCGAGTCTCAGGGCGGTCCAATAATTCTGTCCCAG ATTGAAAATGAATATGGGCCTATGGAGTATGAAATTGGTGCTCCTGGTAGAGCCTACACTCAATGGGCAGCACATATGGCTGTAGGACTTGGCACTGGGGTTCCATGGATCATGTGCAAGCAAGAAGATGCTCCTGATCCTATC ATTAACACTTGCAATGGTTTCTATTGTGATTATTTCTCTCCAAATAAGGCTTACAAACCAAAGATGTGGACAGAAGCTTGGACTGGCTG GTTTACTGAGTTTGGAGGTGCAGTTCCTCACAGACCTGCTGAGGATTTGGCATTTTCAATTGCAAGGTTTATACAGAAAGGGGGATCATTTGTCAATTATTATATG tatCATGGGGGAACAAATTTTGGTCGAACTGCTGGTGGTCCCTTTATTGCTACGAGCTATGATTACGATGCGCCTCTTGATGAATATG GATTGCCCAGACAGCCAAAGTGGGGTCATCTGAAGGATTTACATAGAGCAATAAAACTCTGTGAACCTGCTTTAGTATCTGGAGATCCTACTGTACAACAGCTTGGAAACTACGAAGAG GCTCATGTTTTTAGATCAAAGTCTGGGGCTTGTGCTGCATTCCTTGCGAACTATAACCCACAATCTTATGCAACAGTGGCATTTGGAAATCAGCGTTACAACTTGCCTCCTTGGTCTATAAGCATTCTTCCTAACTGCAAGCACACTGTTTATAACACTGCAAGG GTTGGTTCTCAGAGCACAACAATGAAGATGACTCGTGTTCCTATTCATGGAGGACTATCTTGGAAAGCATTTAATGAAGAGACAACCACTACTGATGATAGTTCGTTCACTGTGACTGGCCTGTTGGAGCAGATAAATGCAACCAGAGATTTATCTGATTACTTGTGGTACTCCACAGA TGTTGTGATCAATTCCAATGAAGGATTTTTGAGGAATGGAAAGAATCCTGTTCTTACAGTTTTGTCTGCTGGGCATGCTTTGCATGTTTTTATCAACAATCAGCTGTCAG gAACTGCATATGGAAGCTTAGAGGCCCCCAAACTAACCTTTAGTGAAAGTGTGAGGCTCAGAGCTGGTGTTAACAAAATTTCTCTTCTAAGTGTTGCAGTTGGGCTTCCG AATGTTGGGCCACATTTTGAAAGATGGAATGCTGGTGTTCTTGGCCCAATTACATTAAGTGGTCTCAATGAGGGGAGAAGGGACTTAACTTGGCAGAAGTGGTCATACAAG GTTGGTCTTAAAGGTGAAGCCTTGAATCTTCATTCTCTTAGTGGAAGTTCCTCTGTTGAGTGGCTTCAGGGCTTTTTAGTTTCCAGAAGACAGCCATTGACTTGGTACAAA ACTACCTTTGATGCCCCAGCTGGAGTTGCACCATTGGCTTTAGACATGGGCAGCATGGGCAAAGGTCAAGTGTGGATAAATGGACAAAGTCTGGGCCGCTATTGGCCTGCTTACAAAGCATCCGGTTCTTGTGGTTACTGTAACTATGCTGGAACTTACAACGAGAAGAAATGTGGAAGTAACTGTGGccaggcttctcaaagatg GTATCATGTTCCTCACTCATGGCTGAAGCCAACTGGAAATTTATTGGTTGTGTTTGAGGAATTGGGTGGGGATCCGAACGGGATCTTTTTGGTTAGAAGGGATATAGATAGTGTATGTGCTGATATCTATGAGTGGCAACCAAATCTTGTAAGTTATGACATGCAAGCTTCTGGCAAAGTCAGAAGTCCTGTGAGACCAAAAGCACATTTGTCATGTGGCCCTGGACAAAAAATCTCATCAATCAAGTTTGCTAGCTTTGGCACTCCAGTAGGGTCTTGTGGAAACTACCGCGAAGGAAGTTGTCATGCTCACAAGTCATATGATGCTTTCCAAAAG AATTGTGTTGGCCAGAGCTGGTGCACAGTGACAGTGTCTCCTGAAATTTTTGGAGGAGATCCTTGTCCAAGTGTCATGAAGAAACTCTCAGTGGAAGCCATTTGCACCTGA